A window of the Phaseolus vulgaris cultivar G19833 chromosome 5, P. vulgaris v2.0, whole genome shotgun sequence genome harbors these coding sequences:
- the LOC137835461 gene encoding E3 ubiquitin-protein ligase RMA1H1-like encodes MALDQYFEDIVPQLDSFEDKSSHETWKCAGDDDSADSDKKASSGFDCNICLECVQDPVVTLCGHLYCWPCIYKWLNFRSASSENEENQQCPVCKSEISESSLVPLYGPDRTTLPSKGKGHQVGIVIPRRPLGPSWLTNSSRSHDSEAVSRHTSHVYHRHYPNHPQQFNSISGSYPSSMFNTGGSLANAFDTTYGIFGEMIYARVFGNQMTNVYTYPNSYDLSGSSNPRVRRHLMQVDRSLSRITFFLLCCIVFCLLLF; translated from the coding sequence ATGGCCTTAGACCAGTATTTCGAGGACATTGTGCCCCAGTTGGATTCCTTTGAAGATAAATCATCTCACGAAACATGGAAATGTGCTGGTGATGATGATAGTGCAGATTCGGATAAAAAAGCCTCCAGTGGCTTTGATTGCAACATCTGCCTGGAGTGTGTGCAAGATCCAGTGGTCACTCTTTGTGGTCATCTCTACTGCTGGCCATGCATTTACAAATGGCTTAACTTCCGTAGTGCCTCCTCTGAAAATGAAGAGAACCAACAATGTCCAGTATGCAAATCAGAAATCTCAGAGTCATCACTTGTTCCACTATATGGCCCTGACCGAACCACACTACCTTCTAAAGGCAAAGGTCACCAAGTAGGGATTGTGATACCAAGAAGACCCCTTGGTCCTTCATGGCTGACCAACTCATCAAGATCACATGATTCTGAAGCTGTTTCCCGACATACTTCTCATGTTTATCACCGCCATTATCCGAATCATCCTCAACAGTTCAACTCAATTTCTGGCAGTTACCCTTCATCAATGTTCAACACTGGTGGTTCACTAGCTAATGCATTTGATACAACATATGGAATCTTTGGAGAGATGATATATGCAAGGGTCTTTGGAAACCAGATGACTAACGTATACACATACCCGAATTCATATGATCTTTCAGGGAGCAGTAATCCAAGGGTCAGAAGGCACTTAATGCAAGTTGATAGGTCACTCAGTAGAATCACATTTTTCCTCCTTTGTTGCATAGTtttttgtcttctcttattctGA
- the LOC137835462 gene encoding pentatricopeptide repeat-containing protein At2g20710, mitochondrial-like, which translates to MMLIRSRCKLLKFFGISVSGSLGMCMYTTESVLASLENRVMKVGDPVSPVSSILNQWVEEGREVTYFQLHGLVHRLSQSRRFSHALEVMEWMSNERNYDLSPGGIAKQINLISKVQGLEQAERYFRSIPDAKIGFKIYAALLRCYVKHKSLEEAEVVMKKIKKFHPLDITECYNLMLKLYAQMGKYDKLDRLMLEMKEKDICNARTYAIRLNAYVAATDIEGMEKFLMQMEADPLATVDWYTYCNAANAYRKVHNIEKVTAMLKKSEHLATGKTRRLAYESIQTMYAVIGNKDEVYRLWNICTSLKSFCNSSYISMLNSLVKLDDIDGAEKIFEEWESKYANFDYRIPNLMICAYCKRGQFDKAEAFIKRLLDGGKPLDGRAWDKMACGYHADNDMVKAVEAMKKAVSRNLAGRKPDPITLIACVKYLKEKGDLDLALEILTLCIEKRHISVTSYDGLVSYVHNKTPDTEPLDLIKGDYQMYENGSTQLLNREN; encoded by the exons ATGATGCTAATACGGTCAAGATGcaaacttttgaaattttttggCATTTCCGTTTCTGGGTCTCTTGGAATGTGCATGTACACGACGGAAAGCGTGTTGGCAAGTCTTGAAAATCGCGTGATGAAGGTTGGGGACCCTGTGAGTCCAGTGAGTTCTATTCTGAACCAATGGGTCGAAGAAGGCAGAGAAGTCACCTACTTTCAGCTCCATGGTCTTGTTCATCGCCTCTCTCAATCTCGTCGCTTCTCTCATGCCCTTGAG GTGATGGAATGGATGAGCAATGAAAGGAACTATGACCTGTCTCCAGGAGGCATTGCAAAACAGATAAACCTGATATCAAAAGTACAGGGTCTTGAACAAGCTGAGAGATATTTTAGAAGCATCCCTGATGCTAAAATTGGGTTTAAGATATACGCTGCACTTTTGAGATGCTATGTGAAACATAAATCTCTGGAGGAAGCAGAGGTTGTCATGAAGAAAATTAAGAAGTTTCATCCTCTGGATATAACTGAGTGTTATAATCTGATGCTGAAACTGTATGCTCAGATGGGTAAATATGACAAATTGGATAGGTTGATGCTAGAAATGAAAGAGAAGGATATCTGCAATGCCAGGACATATGCGATTCGGTTAAATGCATATGTGGCCGCCACAGACATAGAGGGGATGGAGAAGTTTCTTATGCAAATGGAAGCTGATCCCTTGGCAACTGTGGACTGGTATACATACTGTAATGCAGCAAATGCTTATCGGAAAGTACATAACATCGAGAAGGTCACGGCCATGTTAAAGAAATCAGAGCATTTAGCCACAGGCAAGACTAGGAGACTTGCTTATGAATCTATTCAAACTATGTATGCTGTTATTGGGAACAAGGATGAGGTTTATAGGCTTTGGAATATTTGCACAAGTCTTAAAAGTTTCTGCAACTCAAGTTACATAAGTATGTTGAACTCTTTAGTAAAGCTAGATGACATTGATGGGGCAGAGAAGATTTTTGAGGAATGGGAATCTAAATATGCAAATTTTGATTACAGAATTCCAAATTTGATGATCTGTGCTTATTGTAAAAGGGGTCAGTTTGATAAGGCTGAGGCCTTTATCAAACGGCTTTTGGATGGTGGGAAGCCATTAGATGGAAGAGCGTGGGACAAAATGGCATGTGGGTATCATGCAGATAATGATATGGTGAAAGCAGTTGAGGCAATGAAGAAAGCTGTATCAAGAAATCTAGCAGGAAGGAAACCAGATCCTATTACTCTAATTGCATGTGTTAAATACCTGAAAGAGAAAGGAGACTTGGATTTAGCCCTTGAGATTCTTACGTTATGCATAGAGAAAAGGCATATCTCTGTCACTTCCTATGATGGATTGGTAAGTTATGTTCATAATAAAACCCCAGATACTGAACCACTTGATCTTATTAAAGGAGATTATCAAATGTATGAAAATGGAAGCACTCAACTTCTTAATAGGGAGAACTGA
- the LOC137835463 gene encoding uncharacterized protein: protein MAGKLELGPLKSDVSNPKEQAARKILKIVRSQGHPYVELRENGKKFIYFCTLCLAPCYSDDVLFDHLKGNLHKERLSAAKVTLLGPKPWPFNDGLVFFDTSIESDRDLEVADSYRNRLLKFNNNDNSLAIVKFDEGVQSNAEPCSTDGMPNDECGLVIPHLLIRDEIFDVKVSEVGLGKIAARFLEKCSALSGIKRIWCEWLGKKGNDQQDGVEILEHDFAIVNFAYNYDLGRSGLLDDVKSLLPSASGGRKGKRSLSDSDDISDSLCNQYDSSAEESSDSNNSSAPLTLDQFNNHHVCTRFISSKAVRKELRRKQRLAAEKVCNICQQKMLPGKDVAALLNLNTRRVACSSRNKTGAFHVFHTSCLIHWIILCEFEIITNHLVRPNVRRIVKRKIASDGEKIGKEKDIEKHIRTVFCPECQGTGMVIDGDGVEQPEFSLSQMFKFKIKACDARREWMKSPEILQNCSTGFHFPSQSEEIFEEKVEPINLLHFYRADV from the exons ATGGCTGGGAAGTTGGAACTGGGGCCTCTTAAGTCTGATGTTTCCAATCCGAAGGAACAAGCGGCGAGAAAGATACTGAAAATTGTGAGATCTCAAGGGCATCCGTATGTTGAGTTGCGTGAGAATggaaaaaaattcatttatttctGCACTTTGTGTCTTGCACCGTGTTATAGTGACGATGTTCTGTTTGATCACTTGAAAGGTAATCTTCATAAGGAGAGATTGTCTGCTGCTAAGGTTACCCTGCTAGGACCGAAACCATGGCCTTTTAACGATGGTCTTGTTTTCTTTGATACTTCTATTGAAAGTGATAGAGACTTGGAAGTTGCAGATAGTTACCGAAACAGGTTGTTGAAATTTAATAACAATGACAATAGTCTTGCAATTGTTAAGTTTGATGAAGGGGTTCAGTCAAATGCTGAACCATGTTCGACTGATGGCATGCCAAATGATGAGTGTGGACTAGTGATTCCTCATTTGTTGATTAGAGATGAAATATTTGATGTAAAAGTCAGCGAAGTGGGCTTGGGGAAGATTGCTGCAAGATTCCTTGAGAAGTGCAGTGCGTTGAGTGGGATTAAAAGAATATGGTGTGAATGGTTAGGAAAAAAAGGTAATGACCAACAAGATGGTGTTGAGATTCTAGAGCATGATTTTGCTATTGTAAATTTTGCTTATAATTATGATCTGGGTCGGTCTGGTTTGCTTGATGATGTCAAGTCATTGCTTCCATCTGCTTCTGGTGGCAGAAAGGGAAAGAGATCGTTGTCTGACTCTGATGATATTAGTGATTCTTTATGCAATCAGTATGATTCGTCTGCAGAAGAGTCTTCTGATTCAAACAATTCCAGCGCACCATTAACACTAGATCAATTCAACAATCATCATGTTTGCACAAGGTTCATTTCAAGCAAGGCTGTGAGGAAAGAATTGAGACGGAAGCAGCGGCTGGCAGCAGAGAAAGTATGTAACATCTGTCAACAAAAAATGCTTCCCGGTAAAGATGTAGCTGCACTTTTGAATTTGAATACTAGAAGGGTAGCATGCAGCAGCCGGAATAAAACTGGG GCATTTCACGTGTTCCATACATCATGCCTTATACACTGGATAATCTTGTGTGAATTTGAGATAATCACAAATCATTTAGTTCGTCCAAATGTTAGACGAATAGTGAAGAGAAAGATTGCGTCAGATGGTGAGAAAattggaaaagaaaaagatatagAAAAACATATAAGAACTGTATTCTGCCCAGAGTGCCAAGGTACTGGTATGGTCATTGATGGAGATGGGGTTGAACAGCCAGAATTTTCTTTGTCTCAG AtgttcaaattcaaaataaaagcaTGTGATGCACGCAGAGAATGGATGAAGAGCCCCGAAATTTTGCAGAATTGCTCAACTGGGTTTCACTTCCCTTCACAATCAGAAGAGATATTTGAG GAAAAAGTGGAACCCATAAATTTGCTGCATTTTTATCGTGCTGATGTTTAG